The DNA region GGGACGGCGCAGACGCCGTCCGGCTCCGCCGTGCAGCCGCGCACCGAGCCGCCCAGCGGGCCGTTCCCGACGAGCCAGCTCGCGGCGCAGGGCGGCGGCGTCTACACGTACACGTTCTCGCCGCCCACCACCGACGCCGCGAAGCGGGAGCGGACGCGGACGCACACCGTCGGCATCTGGGCCACGCGCACGGTGAGCGAGGGGACCCCCGCCGCCGAGGTCGCCTACCCGGCCAGCGCCACGTTCAACTTCGTGCCGGGCGGCGGCACGGCGGCGAAGTACGAGACCGTCACCGACGCCGCCTGCAACGTCTGCCACGGCCGGCTCGAGGCCCACGATCGTCGCATCGGCACGCAGCTCTGCATGACCTGCCACGCCGGCGACAAGGGCACCACCTACGCCGATCCCGAGTCCGGGAACACCATCGACTTCCGCAACATGATCCACCGGATCCACTCCGGCCAGGCCGGCTACCACATCGTCGGTTTCCGCCAGACCGACGTCACCTTCTCCGACATCACGTTCCCGCAGAACATCCGCAACTGCACCACCTGCCACTCCGGCGCGAACGCCGACGACTGGAAGAACAAGCCGTCCGCGGTGGCGTGCGCGTCCTGCCACTCCAACCTGCGCTTCGACGCCTCCGCCTCGGCCGACTGCACGCAGGGCCACGTCGAGACCGCGGCCTGCAACCACCCGTTCGGCGTGAACGCGACGGCGAACTGCGCCGGCTGCCACGCCGCGGGCGGCAACCTCGGTCCGGACAAGGTGCACGTGGTGCCGCAGCTCGCCGCGGCCGCGACGTACAAGTACGAGATCGTCGGCGTCACGGTGGGCGGCGACCGCATCCCGGTCGTCCAGTACCGCGTGCTGCAGAACGGCGCGCCCATGGCGCTCGACGCGGAGCCCTGGACGCACGGCGCCGCCAGCCGCCTGTTCGTGGACGTGGGCTGGCCGTCGGTCGAGTACGACAACGCCGGGGCCGGCGAGAACGGCCAGCCGGTCCAGCTCAACGCGCTCACCGCCGCGGCGGGCGGCGTGGGCACGCCGGTCGCGGGGCAGACCAACGTGTACCAGGTGACCTCGACCGTCGCGCTCCCCGCCGGCGTGGACCAGTTCACCGTCGCGCTGGAGGGCCACCCGGCCATCGCCGACCCGTTCAACGCCGGCCAGTTCCTGCGGGTCCCGGTGACGAACGACGTCAAGTACTTCACGGCCGCGGGCGCGGCCGGCCAGGCGCGGCGGACGGTGGTGGCGGTCGAGAACTGCAACAAGTGCCACGGCGTGCTGAGCGCGCACGGCCAGAACCGCAACGGCACCACGCAGGTGTGCGTGGTCTGCCACAACCCCGCCGGCACCGACGCGGCCCGCGTCCCCGCCGGCGGCACGGTCGAGCCCATCGACTTCAAGGTGCTCGTCCACCAGATCCACGCCTCCGAGATCAAGCAGAACGAGGTCACGATCTACGGGTTCGGCGGCTCGGCGAACGTGTTCCCGCTCGAGTTCCCGAACCAGATCGGCAACTGCGCGCTGTGCCACGCCGGCACCAGCTACCAGCTGCCGCTCGCGGCCGAGGTGAAGGACACCATCAACCCGGCCGGCGGCACCACGCCGAAGACCATCGCGGTGTGCACGTCCTGCCACGACACCGTGAAGTTCGACGGCTCGGCCGCGCAGAAGTGCGGCCCCGGCGTCATGGGCGACTGCAACCACTCCGGCGGCAACCAGACCGGCGACGCGCAGTGCGCCACCTGCCACGGGCCGGGAACGCTCGCGGACGTGGCCAAGGTGCACCCGATCTCGGCGCCGGCGCCGTAGCGGCGCGCGATCGCGGAGCGGCGGGGCCCGGCGGGATCCGTCCTGCCGGGCCCCTCGCGTTCGCGGGCGCGCCCGCGCTACTGGACCTCGATCTCCTGGGCCTGCGCGCCCGCGTCCACCACGTACCAGATCCGCACCCGGCGCCCGTGCGCGAGCGCCACCGCCGGGCCCGCGGGGCTCCCGGCGCGATCGAACACCGGGACGTCCGGCCCGACCTGGAACGTCACCACGCCGGCGGGGGTGGTGACGCGCAGCAGGCCGCGGGCCGGATCGCTGGACAGCACCGCCCCGCTGTCGCAGCGGGTGCGCTCGGTGACCGGGGCGTGGCGGGGCGCGGGGAACGGCGCCGCGGCGAGCGCCAGCGCGAGCAGGAGGGCGGGCATGGGCGGGAGTATCGCCCCGGCCGGCGGGGGCGCGCCAGCGGACGGCCGGTCGGCGCCGGCGTGTCAGGGCGCGCGGGACGGGAAGGCGTCGGGCGGCGCCAGCGCGACGCCGAGCCGGCCGGCGAGGCGGCGGAGCGCGAGCTCCGTCTTGGCGTCCTCGATCTCGCCGGCCTCGCAGGCGCGCACCGCGGCCTCGAGCCCCCGCCACTCCAGCACGGCGCCCTCCTCCAGCGGCGACCCGTCGCCGTCGCCGCCCGCGTCGTACGGCCCGTCCACCGGCGGGCGCGGCACCTCCACCTCGAGCAGGTGGATCTTCTCCGACGCGATCCCCGGGAGCAGGAAGAACGGGCCGCCCAGCGGCCGCAGCGCGCCGGGGGCGACCTCCACCCCCGCCTCCTCGCGCAGCTCGTCCGCGCCCCGCCGCTGCAGCGCGGCCAGGCCCGTCTCGCCCGGCTCCACCACCCCCGCCACGATCTCCTCGACCAGCAGGTACTCGGGCTCGGGGAGCGCGGCGCGCTTGCCGCGCCGGAAGTACGCGGCCGGGCGGAGCCCGCGCCGGGTGAGCACCTCGACCCCGCGCGGCGTGCGGGCCCATGCGCAGACCGCCACCGCGTCCAGCGCCGGGCGGTCGATCACGTCGATGGGGTACTCCGGCGAGGCGCTCCCGTCGGCGCGCCGGTTCCGGGCGCGCAGCCGCCGGAGCCGCAGGAACCCCTCGTCCAGGCGGGCGTGCGCGCTGCGGTCCTCGACGATCTCGATGGCGGTCACGCGGGGCATGCCGGGATGGTGCACCGGCCCCGGGCCCGAGGGAAGCGGCGCTCGCCCCCATGTCCGTCGCGCCCGGGGCGCCGGCCGCTCCCGGCCAGGGGTCGTTCGCGGCGGGGGCCGTTCCCAACTTTTCCGCGGAGGAAGCCCGATGAGCACACCGGAGACCCTGGCCGAGCTCGGCCGCCTGCTGCAGCTGGAGGTGGACGCTGCCACGGCGTACGCGGCCGCGATCTCGGCCGCCGGGCCGGGGGCCCTGCGCGAGGAGCTGACCCTGTTCCAGGCCGACCACCAGCGCCGGGCGCTCGCCCTGCACGAGGCGTTCGCGCGCCTGCGCGCCTCCCCGCCCGAGATCCGCCCGAACGTGCGCGGCGCGACCATCGGCGCACGCCAGGCGCCCGCCGGACGGCCCGGCGCCCGCGAGCTCATCGCGGCCCTCAGCGGCAACGCGCGGCTCGCCGGCGACGTGTACGCGAGCGCGCTGGCGCGCCCGCTGCCGCAGGAGGTCCGCGAGGCGGCCGAGCGCGCGCTCGAGGAGGAGCGCCGCCACCTGGGCCGCCTGCAGCGCCTGCGTGCGTCGGCCGCGCTCGCCTGAGCCGGCGCGCCGGGCTGCCGCGCCAAAAGAAAAAGCCCGCCAGAGCGGATTGCTCTGGCGGGCACGAAAAGATGCGGCAGCGACCTACTCTCCCACACCGCTTCCGGTGCAGTACCATCGGCTCTGGTGGGCTTAACTACCGTGTTCGGGATGGGAACGGGTGTGACCCCACCGATATAGCCACCGCAAACCTTTGAAAGAACGTGAGGCGTGTCGCCTCTCGACAACCGTTACGAAGGGAAAAGAAGAGCACCGCACCGCGGGGCCGCAGAGGGCCGCACTTCTACAAGGAATTCGATCTCGACCTCGAGCAGGTCGCCTACGACCTGAGAAAAGGGAGACCAAGCCGCACGCCCTATTAGTACCGGTCAGCTGAGCGCCTCACAGCGCGTACACCTCCGGCCTATCGACCTCGTCGTCTTCGAGGGGGCTTCAGGGGCTTGCGCCCGGGAGAAGTCGTCTTGAGGTTGGCTTCCCGCTTAGATGCTTTCAGCGGTTATCCGTTCCGCACATAGCTACCCAGCGATGCCTCTGGCGAGACAACTGGTACACCAGCGGTGCGTCCATCCCGGTCCTCTCGTACTAAGGACAGATCCTCTCACTTCTCCTACGCCCACGGCAGATAGGGACCAAACTGTCTCACGACGTTTTGAACCCAGCTCGCGTACCGCTTTAATTGGCGAACAGCCAAACCCTTGGGACCTGCTCCAGCCCCAGGATGCGATGAGCCGACATCGAGGTGCCAAACCGCGTCGTCGATGTGAACTCTTGGACGCGATAAGCCTGTTATCCCCAGAGTACCTTTTATCCGTTGAGCGATGGCCCTTCCATACAGAACCACCGGATCACTATGACCTGCTTTCGCACCTGCTCGACCTGTCGGTCTCGCAGTCAAGCTCCCTTATGCCATTGCACTCGACGCCTGGTTTCCAATCAGGCTGAGGGAACCATAGCGCGCCTCCGTTACCTTTTGGGAGGCGACCGCCCCAGTCAAACTACCCACCAGCCATTGTCCCCAACCCCGATGAGGGGTCCAGGTTAGACACCAGAAATCGACAGGGTGGTATTTCACCGTTGCCTCCCCCCGAGCTAGCGCCCAGGGTTCATAGGCTCCCACCTATCCTACACAATCAATTCCTAGTGTCAGTGGCAAGTTGTAGTAAAGGTTCATGGGGTCTTTCCGTCTTGCCGCGGGTAAACTGCATCGGCACAGCTATTTCAATTTCGCTGAGTCCCTGGTCGAGACAGCGCGGAAGTCGTTACGCCTTTCGTGCAGGTCGGAACTTACCCGACAAGGAATTTCGCTACCTTAGGACCGTTATAGTTACGGCCGCCGTTTACCGGGGCTTCGGTTCATCGCTTTGGCCTTGCGGCCTGACGAATCTCCTTAACCTTCCGGCACCGGGCAGGCGTCAGACCCTATACATCCACTTGACGTGTTTGCAGAGTCCTGTGTTTTTGTTAAACAGTCGCTACCGCCATTTCGCTGCGACCCAGCATTGCTTCGGGAGCAAGTCCCTACACAATCCCGGGCCCACCTTCTTCCGAAGTTACGGTGGAAAATTGCAGAGTTCCTTGACCAGAGTTCTCTCAAGCGCCTTAGGATTTTCTCCTCGCCCACCTGAGTCGGTTTGCGGTACGGGCGCCTCGTTGACTCCACGCGGGGATTTTCTAGGAAGCATGGGATCACGCACTTCAGGCCTTGCGGCCACGTCATCACCTCTCGGCGTTAACGGCCTCACCTTTTCATCGTATGAGGCCCGCCTACGGGCTTGAACCGTCACGACCGTCAGACGGCTGCGCTACCCTTCTCCGTCCCCCCTCGCTTCAACGCCAACGGGGCGGTACAGGAATATTAACCTGTTGTCCATCACCTACGCCTTTCGGCCTCGGCTTAGGGCCCGACTAACCCTGGGCGGATTAACCTTCCCCAGGAAACCTTGGGCTTACGGCGAACGAGTTTCTCACTCGTTTTGTCGCTACTCATATCGGCATCAGCTCTAGAACGCACTCCACCAGTCCTTGCGGTCTGGCTTCACCGTCCGTTCTATGCTCCCCTACCGATCAGCTTGCGCTGATCCCGTGGCTTCGGTGCCATGCTTGAGACCCGATACATTTTCGGCGCAGTCTCGCTTGATCAGTGAGCTATTACGCTATCTTTAAAGGATGGCTGCTTCTAAGCCAACCTCCTGATTGTCAAAGCGCTACCACATCCTTTTTGTGATCACTTAGCATGGACTTTGGGACCTTAGCCGACGATCTGGGTTATTCCCCTCTCGCCGATGAATGTTATCACCCACCGACTGCGTCCCGGGATAACAGTTTCAGGCATTCGGAGTTTGGTACGGGTTGGTAATCTGGTAGGACCCCTAGCCGTTCCAGTGCTCTACCTCCTGAACTGAATTTCCCGAGCCGATACCTAAATATCTTTCGGGGAGAACCAGCTATCACCAAGTTTGATTGGCCTTTCACCCCTACTCACAGCTCATCCCAGAAGTTTTCAACCTCCATGAGTTCGGTCCTCCACGCGGTTTTACCCGCGCTTCAACCTGGCCATGAGTAGATCACCTGGCTTCGGGTTATAATGATTGCGACTGGCGCCCGTTTCGGACTCGCTTTCGCTGCGCCTCCGGCTATCGCCTTAAGCTCGCCACAACCATTAAGTCGCCGATTCATGATGCAAAAGGTACGCCCTCAGGCGTTCCGCTTGCGCGGCATAGCCCTCGGACTGCTTGTAGGCATGCGGTTTCAGGTTCTTTTGACTCCCCTAACAGGGGTTCTTTTCACCTTTCCCTCGCGGTACTTGTTCACTATCGGTCTCTAGGTAGTATTTAGCCTTACGAGATGGTCCTCGCAGATTCAGGCAGGATTACACGTGTCCCGCCTTACTTGGGTACGCAATCAGGAGATACACGATCGGTTTCGGTTACGGGACTGTCACCCTCTGTGGTCCGCCTTTCCAGACGGCTCACCTACCGATGCTTTTCTCCCGGGTCATCCCCATTGCGCCCCTCAACCCCAGATGGACTCGCGTCCACCCGGTTTGGGCTAGTTCCGCGTTCGCTCGCCACTACTGACGGAATCGCTGTTTGCTTTCTTTTCCTCCGGGTACTGAGATGTTTCACTTCCCCGGGTTCGCTTCCCGTGACTATGGATTCATCACGGGATGCGGCAGTATTACCCGCCGCGGGTTTCCCCATTCGGAAATCTACGGATCAAAGCCTGGTTAGCGGCTCCCCGTAGCTTATCGCAGCTACCCACGTCCTTCGTCGCCTCCTAGAGCCAAGGCATCCACCACATGCCCTTAGTAGCTTGGTCACCCGGAGCTCAGGCCTCCCGAGCCTTGCGGCTCGAGCGGCGCCTCGCTCAAGGTCGAGATCCAACTCCTTCGGAGAGTCGAACCCCCATTGACCTCGCTGTGCGATGCTCTTCTTTACCCTTCGTATTCGGTTGTCAAAGCTCAGTGCCGGCGGTTCCTCCCGCCGCGCCAGGACCCGAAGTCCTGACCTCATCTGGTGGAGCTGATCGGGGTCGAACCGACGACATCCAGCTTGCAAAGCTGGCGCTCTACCAACTGAGCTACAGCCCCATCAAGCGGCATCGTCGGATGGTGGGCCTAGGTGGATTTGAACCACCGACCTCACGCTTATCAGGCGTGCGCTCTAAACCAGCTGAGCTATAGGCCCCGCTGCCTGATACCCCGACGCTTCCACTGGAAGCTTTTCAAAGAACCGAGTCCGCTCGGTCCCAAAAAACTGAACAGCAAGCCGTTCTGGATGCGCGCATCCCTTAAGTCCGCCTCCCTGAGCTCGTGAGCTCGGGGCTGACCTAGGATTGATGGCGTGACGCCCGAAGGCGCCTTCCATGCTCCTTAGAAAGGAGGTGATCCAGCCGCAGGTTCCCCTACGGCTACCTTGTTACGACTTCACCCCAGTTACCAGCCACTCCTTAGGGACCTGCCTCCCTTGCGGGTTGGCGCGGCCACTTCTGGAGCAACTGACTCCCATGGTGTGACGGGCGGTGTGTACAAGGCCCGGGAACGTATTCACCGCGGCGTGCTGATCCGCGATTACTAGCGATTCCGACTTCATGGAGTCGAGTTGCAGACTCCAATCCGAACTGAGACCGGTTTTCTGGGATTAGCTCCGTCTCGCGACTTGGCGACCCTCTGTACCGGCCATTGTAGCACGTGTGTAGCCCTGGTCATAAAGGCCATGAGGACTTGACGTCATCCCCACCTTCCTCCGGCTTGACGCCGGCAGTCCCGTTAGAGTGCCCAACTGAATGATGGCAACTAACGGCAGGGGTTGCGCTCGTTGCGGGACTTAACCCAACATCTCACGACACGAGCTGACGACAGCCATGCAGCACCTGTCTCTCGGTTCCCTTGCGGGCACCCCCTCATCTCTGAGGGATTCCGAGGATGTCAAGACCAGGTAAGGTTCTGCGCGTTGCGTCGAATTAAACCACATGCTCCACCGCTTGTGCGGGCCCCCGTCAATTCCTTTGAGTTTTAGCCTTGCGGCCGTACTTCCCAGGCGGAGCGCTTAATGCGTTAGCTGCGGCACTGCAGGGGTCAACACCCGCAACACCTAGCGCTCATCGTTTACAGCGTGGACTACCAGGGTATCTAATCCTGTTTGCTACCCACGCTTTCGCGTCTCAGCGTCAGTATCCGTCCAGGTGGCCGCCTTCGCCACTGGTGTTCCTCCCGATATCTACGAATTTCACCTCTACACCGGGAATTCCGCCACCCTCTCCGGTACTCAAGCCCAGTAGTTTCGAACGCACTTCCTCGGTTAAGCCGAGGGCTTTCACATCCGACTTGCTAGGCCGCCTACACGCGCTTTACGCCCAATAATTCCGAACAACGCTCGCACCCTCTGTATTACCGCGGCTGCTGGCACAGAGTTAGCCGGTGCTTCCTCTCGAGGTACCGTCATCGTGACGGACTGTTCGCCCGTCCCTTATTCGTCCCTCGCGACAGTGCTTTACGATCCGAAGACCTTCATCACACACGCGGCGTTGCTGCGTCAGGCTTTCGCCCATTGCGCAAGATTCCCCACTGCTGCCTCCCGTAGGAGTCTGGACCGTGTCTCAGTTCCAGTGTGGCTGATCGTCCTCTCAGACCAGCTACCCGTCGTTGCCTTGGTGGGCCATTACCCCGCCAACGAGCTGATGGGCCGCGGGCTCATCCTAGAGCGATAGCTTGTGTACAGAGGCCACCTTTTCCCGCAGGAGCCGAAGCTCCCGTGGTCTCATCCGGCATTAGCACGCCTTTCGGCGAGTTATTCCGGACTCTAGGGCAGATTACCCACGTGTTACGCACCCGTGCGCCGCTTTACTCACCCTTGCGGGCTTTCTCGCTCGACTTGCATGTGTTAGGCACGCCGCCAGCGTTCGTTCTGAGCCAGGATCAAACTCTCCAATTAAGAGATTTCGACCCCATGCCGCCCTTCCTCGCGGAAAGGCCTGGCATTTGGTGTGTTTCGGAATGATTTGCAAACTCAAGGAATGCGGTTTCCGCATCCTTAGTAGGCTTGCTATTCAGTTTTCAAAGACCGAGCGCTTCCCCTCGTTCCCGATCCAACCGCACCGGGCCGAGCCTTGAACGTCGCGGAGTCGCGAAGACAGCCGTTCCGTCTCAAGGATGGGTGCAGCTTCCTGCCGCCACACCCGTCCGCGCCACGACGTTCTTCCGTGACGCGAGGGAGTCGGTATCTACACCGGCTCCGTTTCCCCGTCAACCCCGCGTCATCGACATTTTCTCGTCGATTTCCGCGGGTTGAAGGGGCGCTGCTTCTACCCCTTCATCGGGAACCCGTCAAGAGCAGCGCGTCCTGCCTCGCTGCGCTCAGGTGGGGCGACCTTCTAGCCTTCACCCTCGGGCCCGTCAAGCGCGAAACCAGGAATCTTGCAGCCACTTCCCGGCCCCTCGTCCGACGGGGCGCGTCTTCTACCCTCGCCCCCTGCGGCCGTCAACCGGAATCCGTCGGGCCGCCGATCGGAGGCGAGCGGCGCGCCCGCTAGGACGCCCAGCCGCCGAGCGGCGCGGCGCTGCGGCGGCAGGCCTCGGCCACGCGCGCGGCCTCCGGATCCCAGCGCCCGGCGTGCCGCAGCCGCTCGTGCCGCACGATCGCCTGGAGCTGCGCGAGCGCGCCCTCCAGCACGTCGTTCACCACCACGTAGTCGTACGAGCCCAGGCCGCGCGCGACCTCGGCGCGCGCCGCCACCAGCCGGCGGCGGATCGTCTCGTCGCTGTCGGTGTCGCGCCCGCGCAGCCGCCGCTCCAGCTCCGCCTCGTCGGGCGGCAGCACGAGCACGGTGGCCGCCTGCTGCGGCCACGCGGCCTTGATCTGCGCCCCGCCCTGCACGTCGATGTCGAACAGCGCGAGCTTCCCGGCGGCGAGCGCCTCGTCCACCGTGGCGCGGAGCGTCCCGTAGCGCTGGCCGTGCACCTCGGCCCACTCCGCGAACGCGCCCTGCGCCACCAGCTCGGTGAACCGCTCGGCCGTGACGAAGTGGTAGTCCACGCCCTCCCGCTCGGCGCCGCGCGGCGCGCGGGTGGTGGCCGAGATCGAGAACACCGCGTCGGGCGACGCCTCGCGCAGCCGGTGCGCCAGCGTGGTCTTCCCCGCGCCCGAGGGCGCCGAGAGCACCAGCAGCAGGCCCGGGAGGCGCTCCTGCGCGGCCGCGTCACTCGACATTCTGCACCTGCTCGCGCATGCGCTCGATCTCCGCCTTGAGCGCCACCACGATCCCCGCCACCTCGGCGCTCTGCGACTTCGAGCCGATCGTGTTCACCTCGCGGTGCATCTCCTGGACGAGGAAGTCGAGCTTGCGGCCGGCGGGCTCCGCCGACGCGAGCAGCGCGCGCACCTGGGCGAGGTGGCTGTGCAGCCGCGTGATCTCCTCCGCCACGTCGGTCCGGTCGGCGAAGAGCGCCACCTCCTGCGCCAGCCGGCCCGGATCCAGCGCCATCCCCTGCGTGAGCTCGGCGATGCGCTCCTGCAGGCGCGTCCGGTACTGGTCCACCACGCGGGGCGACAGCTCCGCCACGCGGGCCACCATCGCCTCGACCGCGTCGAGCCGGGCGCCGAGATCGCGCGCCAGCGCGGCGCCCTCCCGCGCGCGCATCTCCACCAGCGCGTCGAGCGCGGGGACGAGCGCCGCCCGGGCCGCCGTGCCGGCCGCGGCGACGTCCACGGTGCGCTCCTCCAGCCGGACCACGCCGTCCGCCGACAGCACGTCCGCGAGCGTGATCGCGCCCGGCAGCCCGAGCCGCGCCTGGATCTCGCCGAACGCGCGCGCGTAGGACTCGGCCAGCGCGACGTCCACGCGCGGCGCCAGGCCGCCG from Anaeromyxobacter dehalogenans 2CP-C includes:
- a CDS encoding NUDIX hydrolase, which translates into the protein MPRVTAIEIVEDRSAHARLDEGFLRLRRLRARNRRADGSASPEYPIDVIDRPALDAVAVCAWARTPRGVEVLTRRGLRPAAYFRRGKRAALPEPEYLLVEEIVAGVVEPGETGLAALQRRGADELREEAGVEVAPGALRPLGGPFFLLPGIASEKIHLLEVEVPRPPVDGPYDAGGDGDGSPLEEGAVLEWRGLEAAVRACEAGEIEDAKTELALRRLAGRLGVALAPPDAFPSRAP
- a CDS encoding OmcA/MtrC family decaheme c-type cytochrome — translated: MALVGTIGGLLAMAAAGGCGDGRKDKGPGGGGGGGGGGGGGGGTSASQLNITIQSADVPATGNPTVTFKVTDAAGNPIDLLAEIANAAASGTPPAPRMSPRFSLAQLEDDGTYTHYYETTVNAQPYTDAGGTAQTPSGSAVQPRTEPPSGPFPTSQLAAQGGGVYTYTFSPPTTDAAKRERTRTHTVGIWATRTVSEGTPAAEVAYPASATFNFVPGGGTAAKYETVTDAACNVCHGRLEAHDRRIGTQLCMTCHAGDKGTTYADPESGNTIDFRNMIHRIHSGQAGYHIVGFRQTDVTFSDITFPQNIRNCTTCHSGANADDWKNKPSAVACASCHSNLRFDASASADCTQGHVETAACNHPFGVNATANCAGCHAAGGNLGPDKVHVVPQLAAAATYKYEIVGVTVGGDRIPVVQYRVLQNGAPMALDAEPWTHGAASRLFVDVGWPSVEYDNAGAGENGQPVQLNALTAAAGGVGTPVAGQTNVYQVTSTVALPAGVDQFTVALEGHPAIADPFNAGQFLRVPVTNDVKYFTAAGAAGQARRTVVAVENCNKCHGVLSAHGQNRNGTTQVCVVCHNPAGTDAARVPAGGTVEPIDFKVLVHQIHASEIKQNEVTIYGFGGSANVFPLEFPNQIGNCALCHAGTSYQLPLAAEVKDTINPAGGTTPKTIAVCTSCHDTVKFDGSAAQKCGPGVMGDCNHSGGNQTGDAQCATCHGPGTLADVAKVHPISAPAP
- a CDS encoding YicC/YloC family endoribonuclease, producing MIRSMTGFGAGHGAASGEEVDVEVRSVNHKYCEVKVRLPRELAALEHEIAKAVKERLARGGVEVAVRRATAGGGLAPRVDVALAESYARAFGEIQARLGLPGAITLADVLSADGVVRLEERTVDVAAAGTAARAALVPALDALVEMRAREGAALARDLGARLDAVEAMVARVAELSPRVVDQYRTRLQERIAELTQGMALDPGRLAQEVALFADRTDVAEEITRLHSHLAQVRALLASAEPAGRKLDFLVQEMHREVNTIGSKSQSAEVAGIVVALKAEIERMREQVQNVE
- the gmk gene encoding guanylate kinase; translation: MSSDAAAQERLPGLLLVLSAPSGAGKTTLAHRLREASPDAVFSISATTRAPRGAEREGVDYHFVTAERFTELVAQGAFAEWAEVHGQRYGTLRATVDEALAAGKLALFDIDVQGGAQIKAAWPQQAATVLVLPPDEAELERRLRGRDTDSDETIRRRLVAARAEVARGLGSYDYVVVNDVLEGALAQLQAIVRHERLRHAGRWDPEAARVAEACRRSAAPLGGWAS